The stretch of DNA TGGTACTATGTCTTTATCAGGAGGGGGGGCGGTGTGAGCAGAGTTGAAGCGATTGAACAGCAGATTAAAACGCTATTGCCCGACGACCTTGCCGCGTTTCGCCGGTGGTATGCCACAGTTGATGCTGAGGGCTGGGATCGCCAGTTTGAGGCTGATGTGAAAGCAGGGAAACTCAATGCGTACGCTGACAAAGCGCTCCATGCCCATACTACCGATCGGACCAAGACTCTTTGATTCACCACGCCTCACCCGACTTTGGACTTGCTACAATGCGCTGCCTCCTTCAATCCGTGAGCAAGCTGATCGTGCCTACGAACTCCTCAAAGTGAATCTCAAACATCCGTCGTTGCATCTGAGACAAGTGGGCCGGTTCTGGTCTGCGCGAGTCGGACTCCAATATCGAGCTGTCGGGGTTGACGCAGCAGACGGAATTGTGTGGTTTTGGATTGGAGCCCCTGCTGAGTATGACAAGTTGATGCGGTAGCATCTCCGCTCCCGCCCCCTTGCATATCCTTCTTTCTCCTCCGTACAATATTCTTTTTATTCAGCTAACTCATCGTCTTTCTTGTTCGTTTTGATCAGTTTGAGGGAAGAGGTCAGGCCTGCGTGAAGATCGAGTATTCTAAGGGCGAACGGGCTTCCAAGGAGCTGATTCTCCTCAATCGCCAACAATTCGAATCCACCAGCGGCCGGAAGATGAAGGTGATGCTGATCTTCCCACCGGACTGGTACCCCTCCGAACCCTATTTGAGCCTTCCCTCTCTCACAGCCGTTCTCCGCCAGGCCGGCCATACGGTCATCCAAAAAGACATCAACTGCGAAATGTGGGACTGGTACTTCAGCGAGGACTTCCTGAGGAAGGTGTTGCGTCGGGTGCCGCAGCAGTTGGATCGGCTTCGCAAGCTGGCGAGGAAGCGGGACTTGGCCGAGTGGGAGATGGATGTGCAGCTGGCGCTCTGTGATGTCACGCGTCCCCGGATGGAAAAATTGATTCGGGATGCAGAAGAGGCGAAGGATATCGTCAGAACCGAAAAATTTTATGATATCGATAAATTAGAATGGGCGATTCAAGTCTTTCGCGAGGTCACCTCGATCATTTCACTGGTCTATGCCCCGGCGCGGATCTGCATGCCGCCGATGGAAACGAATCTGTCGTACAAGCCGTATGTCTCGGCCGAAGTGATGGATGCCGTAGAGAATGAACAGGTCAACGTATACCGGGATGTGTTCGACCATCTGGTCAGGCCAGTGATCCAAGCTGAGCAGCCGGACGTGGTTGGGATCTCGATTGTCTTACAGCAGCAGATGTTCTCGACGATGACCTTTTGTGCCCTCATCAAGCGGCATTTTCCGGACATTCACGTGACGATCGGCGGCAATACGGTGACTCGCCTGCGTGACGTGCTGCCCGAATCGCCGCTCTTTCAGTATTTTGACAGTGCCGTAGTCTATGAAGGAGAGACGGCCTTCGTGCAACTGGTCGAGGTGATCGGCGCCAAGCAGAGTTTGGCCGGCGTGCCGAATACGATCTATAAGGACGAGACGGGAATTCATGTTTCTCCACTGAGTTATGCGGAGGATATGGCTTCGCTGCCGCCACCGGACTTCGACGGCTTGCCGCTCGAG from Nitrospira sp. encodes:
- a CDS encoding cobalamin-dependent protein (Presence of a B(12) (cobalamin)-binding domain implies dependence on cobalamin itself, in one of its several forms, or in some unusual lineages, dependence on a cobalamin-like analog.) is translated as MKIEYSKGERASKELILLNRQQFESTSGRKMKVMLIFPPDWYPSEPYLSLPSLTAVLRQAGHTVIQKDINCEMWDWYFSEDFLRKVLRRVPQQLDRLRKLARKRDLAEWEMDVQLALCDVTRPRMEKLIRDAEEAKDIVRTEKFYDIDKLEWAIQVFREVTSIISLVYAPARICMPPMETNLSYKPYVSAEVMDAVENEQVNVYRDVFDHLVRPVIQAEQPDVVGISIVLQQQMFSTMTFCALIKRHFPDIHVTIGGNTVTRLRDVLPESPLFQYFDSAVVYEGETAFVQLVEVIGAKQSLAGVPNTIYKDETGIHVSPLSYAEDMASLPPPDFDGLPLEKYFVPTRILPYLATRGCYWGRCEFCDHGEGYTAGYRSKKIQDILADITYLRDKYGAKHFHFTDESYPPALFRKLSRGLIESKMDIFWTTHMRFEKSLLEDAVWQDAKGSGCRYLHFGYESGVERVLQLMDKATTTEVMTRHLKLTAEAGIWNHCMGFFGFPGETKEEAWQSVQFLEQNKDHVHSLGFGTFDLGRHNPVAKHPEKWGVTAYKNPEWDLALDYYYTVKNGMSIEEAERVFEQFERSHNPGWDLRLYIREYIFLYISRFGLRKLQDLQYQSVKTAGVMPTLAGKM